One stretch of Candidatus Binatia bacterium DNA includes these proteins:
- a CDS encoding heme ABC transporter ATP-binding protein, which yields MPAAWTESAPPLEEPTPHSAPLLEVVGISKRFGAVQALDRVSIEFSAREVHAILGENGAGKTTLMRILAGEEIPDAGEIRLRGRVVRWRSPIEARRSGVAMVHQHFALADSMTVAENLALALAHPGEWRLPGRTLAERVHEWQRSTGLEVPPLRSVVADLSVGARQRLEILKALVGASQVLILDEPTAVLTPRETEQLFALVRGLRDAGRVIVFISHKLAEVRELADRITVLRQGRVVARAQAPFGDLHQLGEAMIGAPQPEWVKPATPVGEELLRLDQAWSDAGAFEVGLRGVTVTVHAGEVFGIAGVDGNGQRELFEVLAGLRGLRRGALYVQGRPVLARHPADLLDAGVGLVPPDRRREGLILEMSVLENLLLHRRTLATLTRSCGVLNWHQARVHAQRLVEQFGIRAGGLDSPAATLSGGNQQRVILARELAAQPRILVAVNPTRGLDFAATQFVHRTLAAAQAAGAAVLLISTDLEEILTLSDRVAVLYRGELSAPIEPPLDPLQLGALMSGLDRAAAG from the coding sequence ATGCCCGCCGCTTGGACCGAGTCCGCGCCTCCCCTCGAGGAGCCCACGCCGCACAGCGCGCCGCTTCTCGAAGTGGTGGGAATCAGCAAACGGTTCGGAGCGGTGCAGGCACTGGATCGAGTATCCATTGAGTTTTCCGCGCGCGAAGTCCACGCCATTTTGGGCGAGAACGGCGCGGGGAAAACGACTTTGATGCGCATCCTCGCAGGGGAGGAAATTCCCGATGCCGGCGAGATTCGCTTGCGCGGGCGGGTTGTTCGCTGGCGTTCTCCGATCGAGGCGCGACGCTCGGGCGTGGCCATGGTGCACCAGCACTTCGCTTTGGCCGACTCCATGACCGTGGCGGAAAATTTGGCGCTGGCGCTGGCGCATCCGGGCGAGTGGCGCTTGCCGGGACGCACACTCGCCGAGCGCGTGCACGAATGGCAACGCTCGACGGGCCTGGAGGTGCCTCCCTTGCGGTCGGTCGTTGCCGACCTTTCCGTCGGCGCACGGCAGCGCCTGGAGATCCTCAAGGCGCTCGTCGGCGCAAGCCAAGTGCTGATCCTCGACGAACCCACTGCCGTGCTGACCCCTCGCGAGACGGAGCAGCTTTTTGCGTTGGTGCGCGGCCTGCGCGACGCCGGGCGGGTCATTGTCTTTATCTCTCATAAACTTGCGGAAGTGCGCGAGCTGGCCGATCGCATTACCGTACTCCGGCAAGGACGTGTCGTGGCGCGAGCCCAGGCTCCGTTCGGCGATTTGCACCAACTCGGCGAGGCCATGATTGGGGCGCCGCAGCCGGAATGGGTCAAGCCGGCAACTCCGGTGGGAGAGGAGCTGTTGCGGCTCGACCAAGCGTGGAGCGACGCCGGTGCGTTCGAAGTAGGGCTGCGGGGCGTCACGGTTACCGTGCATGCCGGCGAGGTGTTCGGCATCGCGGGCGTGGATGGAAACGGGCAGCGCGAGTTATTCGAGGTGCTCGCTGGGCTGCGGGGTTTGCGCCGCGGGGCACTGTACGTACAAGGGCGGCCCGTGCTGGCGCGCCATCCTGCGGATCTGCTCGATGCGGGCGTGGGGCTCGTGCCGCCGGACCGCCGGCGCGAAGGATTGATCCTAGAAATGAGCGTGCTCGAGAACTTACTGCTGCACCGCCGCACGCTCGCAACGTTGACCCGCAGTTGCGGCGTCTTGAATTGGCACCAAGCTCGCGTTCACGCCCAACGTTTAGTGGAGCAGTTTGGCATTCGCGCTGGTGGCCTCGACTCGCCCGCCGCCACTTTGTCCGGAGGCAACCAGCAGCGCGTGATTTTGGCACGCGAACTCGCAGCACAGCCTCGCATCTTGGTTGCGGTCAACCCCACGCGCGGGCTGGATTTTGCGGCTACCCAGTTCGTCCACCGCACTCTGGCAGCCGCTCAGGCCGCGGGCGCCGCCGTGCTGCTGATTTCCACCGACCTCGAAGAGATTCTCACGCTCAGCGACCGCGTGGCGGTGCTTTACCGCGGTGAGTTGAGTGCGCCGATCGAGCCCCCGCTCGATCCGTTACAACTGGGCGCGTTGATGAGCGGCCTCGATCGTGCGGCGGCAGGGTAA
- a CDS encoding BMP family ABC transporter substrate-binding protein, translating to MRKMALWVLLGACLVGAAHAEQRKTFKVALLSPGPVSDAGWNALAYEGLLRIRDELGAEIAQIQTKTPAEFEEGFRDFARRGYDLIFGHGFEFQEAAAAVAPDFPHTVFITTSGNTVRKNVAPIRFLLEEATYLEGILAASLSKTGKAGAMGGIEIPSVKSTILAFEAGAKSVRNDFQVTTVYIGNWEDVGSAKAASLALIQQGADFLFHNADAAGLGVFQAAQEKKVFAFGANKNQNDVAPDVVIASATIDIPRAFVQVAREVQEGRFVGRIERKGMKDGVVDFVLNPRLEPLIPPEVKKRIEDARAAIVAGTLRVPTVEF from the coding sequence ATGAGGAAAATGGCACTGTGGGTGCTGCTGGGTGCGTGCCTCGTCGGCGCGGCCCACGCCGAGCAACGCAAAACCTTCAAAGTGGCATTGTTGAGCCCTGGTCCGGTGAGCGACGCGGGTTGGAACGCACTCGCATACGAAGGGCTGTTGAGGATCCGCGACGAACTGGGCGCGGAAATTGCCCAAATCCAAACCAAAACTCCTGCCGAATTCGAAGAAGGGTTCCGCGATTTTGCGCGTCGCGGGTACGACTTGATTTTCGGGCACGGCTTCGAATTTCAGGAAGCCGCCGCAGCAGTGGCGCCGGACTTCCCCCACACGGTGTTCATCACCACCTCGGGCAACACGGTTCGCAAGAACGTGGCCCCGATTCGCTTCTTGCTGGAAGAGGCCACCTATCTGGAAGGGATCCTCGCCGCATCGCTTTCCAAGACGGGGAAGGCCGGTGCGATGGGAGGAATCGAAATTCCATCGGTGAAGAGTACCATCCTCGCCTTCGAGGCGGGCGCCAAATCGGTCCGCAACGACTTTCAGGTAACCACGGTGTACATCGGCAACTGGGAAGACGTGGGCAGCGCCAAGGCAGCCAGCCTCGCGCTCATTCAACAAGGAGCGGACTTTCTGTTCCACAATGCCGACGCCGCTGGGCTCGGCGTGTTTCAAGCCGCTCAGGAGAAGAAGGTGTTCGCCTTCGGCGCCAACAAAAATCAAAACGATGTCGCCCCCGACGTCGTGATTGCCAGCGCCACCATCGATATCCCGCGCGCCTTCGTGCAGGTGGCGCGCGAGGTCCAAGAAGGCCGGTTCGTTGGCCGCATCGAACGCAAGGGCATGAAAGACGGCGTGGTGGACTTCGTGCTGAACCCTCGCCTGGAGCCGTTGATCCCGCCGGAGGTGAAAAAGCGCATCGAGGACGCGCGGGCGGCCATCGTCGCCGGTACGCTTCGAGTTCCCACGGTGGAGTTCTGA
- a CDS encoding periplasmic solute-binding protein has protein sequence MARMILWMGLLTVFGAPATRAQAAVYAATIFPLSTWVAELTGNAADIVTLLPAGANPHTFEPVPATLKALSRARLLVSVGAGLDGWATRLLGGTAEGVATLVLGDHVPLLPLEEEQGRDPHFWLDPILVRDYALPVLVDVLCRIEPERAPMYRRRASQWHDELSQLDARMRERLAPVRGRAYVAVHSAWRYFARRYGLVEAATVEPIPGRELSAKEMVVLVEEVRRSGARALVVEPFVFSKLARQIAGETGVRLVTVDPFGSGSLIGGYTRLLEENARRFVEALQ, from the coding sequence ATGGCTCGCATGATTCTATGGATGGGTCTCCTGACCGTGTTCGGTGCGCCCGCGACACGGGCCCAGGCGGCCGTGTATGCAGCGACGATTTTCCCGCTCTCCACCTGGGTTGCGGAGCTCACGGGAAATGCTGCAGACATTGTCACCCTTCTTCCTGCCGGTGCGAACCCGCACACGTTCGAGCCCGTACCGGCAACGCTGAAAGCACTCTCTCGTGCGCGCTTGCTGGTGAGCGTAGGAGCCGGGCTCGATGGCTGGGCCACAAGACTGTTGGGCGGAACGGCGGAAGGCGTGGCGACGCTGGTGCTCGGCGACCACGTTCCCTTGCTACCTCTCGAAGAAGAGCAGGGACGCGATCCGCATTTTTGGCTCGACCCAATCCTCGTGCGCGACTACGCCCTACCGGTGCTCGTGGATGTGCTGTGCCGCATCGAACCCGAGCGCGCGCCGATGTACCGAAGGCGTGCCTCGCAGTGGCACGACGAGCTCTCGCAGCTTGATGCGAGGATGCGAGAACGGCTGGCTCCAGTGCGGGGCCGTGCCTATGTCGCGGTGCATTCCGCGTGGCGATATTTTGCGCGGCGCTACGGATTGGTCGAGGCCGCTACCGTGGAGCCCATCCCGGGTCGCGAGCTTTCTGCCAAGGAAATGGTGGTTTTGGTGGAGGAAGTGCGGCGCAGCGGGGCTCGCGCTCTGGTTGTGGAGCCGTTTGTATTCTCCAAGCTCGCCCGCCAAATTGCCGGTGAAACCGGCGTGCGCTTGGTGACTGTGGACCCGTTCGGCTCCGGCTCGCTGATCGGCGGCTACACGCGCTTGCTGGAAGAAAACGCACGCCGCTTTGTGGAGGCCTTGCAATGA
- a CDS encoding ABC transporter permease codes for MRKWLQELAPSLLAVGVAMAASALVVWSTGGSPTRAFQALVDGAFGSRDSLAEVAVKACPLLFTGLAVALAFRAGIWNIGAEGQLLAGALSLAAVARTLAGLLPAPLALFVGLTAAAAAGGAWAALAAALKLRRGVNEVIATIMLNFIAAALVSYLVQGPLMERGGSYPQTDALGPEFLLPRWPPYRLHLGLVLALLAAAIIHFGLFRLRVGFELRAAGLNPVAARLAGIPVQRRLFWAFAVSGALAGLAGGVELSAVTRRLYERFSPGWGYTAIAVGLLGRLSPAGVVFAALFFGALDAGSNAMQRSAGVSAVVVYVVQGCVILFLAAFERWRGNGASAR; via the coding sequence ATGAGGAAGTGGCTCCAGGAACTCGCCCCGTCGCTTCTGGCCGTGGGCGTGGCCATGGCTGCGAGCGCGCTGGTGGTGTGGAGCACGGGAGGCAGCCCCACGCGTGCATTTCAAGCCCTCGTGGACGGTGCGTTCGGAAGCCGCGACAGCTTGGCCGAGGTCGCGGTGAAGGCTTGCCCCCTGCTGTTCACCGGCTTGGCGGTTGCGCTCGCGTTTCGCGCAGGCATCTGGAACATTGGAGCAGAAGGCCAGCTCCTCGCCGGTGCGCTCTCCTTGGCTGCCGTGGCGCGTACACTTGCAGGGCTGTTGCCGGCACCGCTCGCGCTGTTCGTCGGGTTGACCGCTGCGGCTGCCGCCGGAGGCGCTTGGGCTGCACTGGCGGCAGCACTGAAACTGCGCCGCGGGGTGAACGAAGTCATTGCAACGATCATGCTCAATTTCATTGCCGCTGCCCTGGTGAGCTACCTGGTGCAGGGACCGCTGATGGAACGAGGCGGCAGCTATCCGCAAACCGATGCTCTCGGGCCGGAGTTTCTCTTGCCCCGATGGCCGCCATACCGGCTCCATCTCGGACTCGTGCTCGCCTTGCTCGCCGCCGCGATCATTCACTTTGGGCTGTTCCGTTTGCGGGTCGGGTTCGAGTTGCGGGCGGCCGGACTCAACCCGGTGGCGGCCCGATTGGCGGGGATCCCCGTACAGCGGCGCCTGTTTTGGGCGTTTGCCGTGAGCGGCGCTTTGGCGGGACTGGCCGGTGGCGTAGAACTCAGCGCCGTAACCCGCCGCCTGTACGAGCGGTTCTCTCCGGGCTGGGGCTACACAGCAATCGCGGTCGGCCTGCTGGGACGCCTTTCCCCGGCCGGAGTCGTCTTTGCCGCATTGTTTTTCGGCGCTCTGGATGCCGGCTCCAACGCCATGCAACGCAGCGCAGGGGTGTCGGCGGTCGTCGTGTACGTGGTGCAAGGGTGCGTCATCTTGTTCCTCGCAGCGTTCGAACGCTGGCGTGGCAACGGCGCGAGCGCAAGATAA